A single window of Gavia stellata isolate bGavSte3 chromosome 16, bGavSte3.hap2, whole genome shotgun sequence DNA harbors:
- the CYSTM1 gene encoding cysteine-rich and transmembrane domain-containing protein 1 — protein MNYENPPPYPGPGPTAPYPPYAQQPGGPPGPYPGYPPGPTGPYQPGQPGYQGYPQYGWQNAPPPPGPVYADGPKNTVYVVEERRRDDTGESACLTACWTALCCCCLWDMLT, from the exons ATGAACTACGAAAATCCTCCACCTTACCCTGGCCCGGGCCCGACTGCCCCTTACCCACCCTATGCACAGCAACCGGGTGGTCCTCCTGGCCCATACCCAGGCTATCCTCCCGGACCTACTGGGCCGTACCAGCCAGGCCAGCCAGGTTATCAAGGTTATCCCCAGTACGGATGGCAAAATGCACCTCCGCCTCCAGGACCAGTGTATGCAGATGGGCCTAAAAACACAG TGTACGTCGtggaggagcggcggagggacGACACGGGCGAGAGCGCCTGCCTGACGGCGTGCTGGACCgcgctctgctgctgctgcctctgggacATGCTGACCTGA